A DNA window from Luteolibacter luteus contains the following coding sequences:
- a CDS encoding helix-turn-helix transcriptional regulator has protein sequence MFLPGFRELVKEGWVKVIEELKISGGLPVSELSRRLGTSYMGMKDQCDRLVKMGYLERWRLPRQEVGRPEIMYRLAPKAEAIFPQAGVSLSIELLEAARALFGDTAPERLLLQYFSQLREQWRPKLNKAKSLVERATLLSALREKEGCFGRCKYDPAKGFRIEEYHHPLQAVFAAYPNAINLELRMMEELLATRVIRREIPGGRGGPARIDYEVATLGVREPT, from the coding sequence ATGTTCCTGCCGGGCTTCCGCGAGTTGGTGAAAGAGGGATGGGTGAAGGTGATCGAAGAGCTCAAGATCTCCGGCGGGCTGCCTGTCAGCGAGCTGAGCCGCCGCCTCGGCACGAGCTACATGGGCATGAAGGACCAGTGTGATCGGCTGGTAAAAATGGGCTATCTGGAGCGTTGGCGGCTGCCACGGCAAGAGGTGGGTCGACCGGAAATCATGTACCGTCTGGCCCCGAAAGCCGAGGCGATTTTCCCTCAAGCGGGAGTCTCGCTTTCAATCGAGTTGCTTGAAGCGGCTCGTGCCTTGTTCGGCGACACGGCACCGGAGCGCTTGCTGCTCCAGTATTTCAGCCAGCTTCGCGAGCAATGGCGGCCGAAGTTGAACAAGGCGAAGTCGCTGGTGGAGCGCGCGACCTTGCTTTCCGCCCTGCGGGAGAAGGAAGGGTGCTTCGGTCGCTGCAAATACGATCCGGCCAAGGGCTTCCGGATCGAGGAATATCACCATCCCCTGCAAGCGGTGTTCGCGGCTTATCCTAATGCGATCAATCTTGAGTTGCGCATGATGGAGGAGCTACTTGCCACGCGGGTAATCCGCCGCGAGATCCCCGGCGGACGCGGGGGGCCTGCCCGCATCGACTACGAGGTCGCAACCTTGGGGGTGCGGGAGCCGACCTGA
- a CDS encoding BlaI/MecI/CopY family transcriptional regulator yields the protein MARVTHPSNLELQALSVLWHEGPSTVSAVLETLPDGKDRAYTTVLSVLQSLERKKLVKRVRDGRAHVYEAAFSQDTIVRRAAHDFLTNAFGGRLGEAILALLSAGTLTPDEKTNIERELKRHKAMAAKKTAKKAAKKAPAKKAAAKKAAKKAPAKKAAAKKAPAKKAAKPAKKAAKKVAKKATKKAAKSAKKAAKKAAKKTVAKKAAKKAAKKAPAKKAAKKVAKKAAKKVAKKAAKSAKKAAPAKKAAKKAAKKAAK from the coding sequence ACGAGGGCCCATCTACGGTAAGCGCCGTACTTGAAACCCTTCCCGACGGGAAGGACAGGGCCTACACCACGGTACTCTCCGTGTTGCAGAGCCTCGAGCGAAAGAAGCTGGTGAAGCGTGTGCGCGACGGACGCGCGCATGTTTACGAAGCCGCGTTTTCGCAGGACACGATTGTCCGCCGTGCAGCGCACGACTTTCTGACAAACGCTTTCGGGGGCCGTCTCGGTGAGGCGATCCTCGCACTACTCTCCGCTGGCACGTTAACGCCGGATGAGAAAACCAACATCGAACGCGAACTCAAAAGACACAAAGCCATGGCTGCAAAGAAAACAGCAAAGAAGGCTGCCAAGAAGGCTCCGGCCAAGAAGGCCGCCGCCAAGAAGGCCGCGAAGAAGGCTCCGGCCAAGAAGGCCGCTGCTAAGAAAGCCCCCGCCAAGAAGGCTGCCAAGCCTGCGAAGAAGGCGGCGAAGAAGGTTGCAAAGAAGGCCACCAAGAAAGCTGCCAAGTCTGCAAAGAAGGCTGCCAAGAAGGCCGCCAAGAAGACCGTAGCGAAGAAGGCTGCCAAGAAGGCCGCTAAGAAGGCTCCGGCCAAGAAGGCTGCTAAGAAGGTTGCCAAAAAGGCCGCGAAGAAGGTCGCCAAGAAGGCTGCCAAGTCTGCGAAGAAGGCCGCTCCGGCAAAGAAGGCTGCCAAGAAGGCCGCCAAGAAAGCCGCGAAATAA
- a CDS encoding transglutaminase family protein: MTTRIDTSPERLAVLLRLLDDDSPPVRTSVEAALSEFGGDVSELLSEMDVTLSEADLELLSLLLLPSRRERLRREWIVPAGGAAAVHDDWEQFEALLRSLSDYLHDGVTMRQPLGDALDLLTEELQLVADEEGPAGINRALFESGRFEANIQEEDDPDNYDLAHVLAGNPSNAVGLGLIFLLIARRMDIDVDGLLLPQSLLCRYHEEGHVVLSEPLVKGRRVLVEDLAHRMRRYPRDVRAIAARPATPGELLVRVVEELATAWSVRGEVEDAELMEELLATLVKAPF, from the coding sequence GTGACCACTCGGATCGACACTTCACCAGAGCGCCTCGCCGTTCTTCTGAGGCTGCTCGACGACGATTCCCCTCCGGTTCGCACATCCGTTGAAGCCGCTCTTTCCGAATTCGGCGGTGACGTGAGCGAATTGCTCAGCGAAATGGACGTCACGCTGTCCGAAGCGGACCTCGAATTACTTTCGCTCCTCCTTCTCCCCTCCCGCCGCGAACGCCTGCGCCGCGAATGGATCGTGCCTGCCGGCGGTGCCGCAGCCGTCCATGACGATTGGGAACAGTTTGAAGCGCTGCTCCGCTCTCTCTCGGATTATTTGCACGATGGCGTGACCATGCGCCAACCCTTGGGCGATGCCTTGGATCTCCTGACCGAAGAACTCCAGTTGGTCGCCGACGAGGAAGGCCCGGCAGGAATTAACCGTGCTCTTTTTGAAAGCGGTCGCTTCGAGGCTAATATCCAGGAAGAGGATGATCCGGATAACTATGATCTGGCCCATGTCTTGGCGGGAAATCCCTCGAATGCCGTCGGGCTGGGATTGATTTTTCTCCTTATCGCCCGCCGCATGGATATCGATGTCGACGGGCTGCTTTTGCCGCAGTCACTCCTGTGCCGCTACCACGAAGAAGGCCACGTCGTTTTGTCCGAGCCTCTCGTGAAAGGACGTCGTGTACTGGTGGAGGACCTCGCACACCGGATGCGCCGTTATCCGCGCGATGTCCGCGCGATCGCGGCACGCCCCGCCACTCCCGGTGAATTGTTGGTAAGAGTGGTGGAAGAACTCGCGACCGCGTGGTCGGTGCGGGGCGAGGTGGAAGACGCGGAGCTCATGGAGGAGCTTCTGGCAACACTCGTGAAAGCCCCGTTCTGA
- a CDS encoding DUF6600 domain-containing protein yields the protein MKAHRLLWTSSALCMMLAACEKQKSTKAATGGEGPAGDLSAERAALEDERATLERERLEEERAALEEEKEALRAERESRLAAREQDADDFNASLEDRQREIDRREANLADREGDLAARESDLDQQEYVSAGYEPLDDWEPEPIEETQEPVADYETFYEDLQPYGSWYETPEYGYVYQPTVVAQDASWRPYTRGRWACTNLGWNWCSDEPFGWACFHYGRWCLIEGRGWAWVPGDEWAPSWVCWREGGDHVGWAPLPPETLCYRNRGWNKSVEADFGISWSMFTFVHCRHMADPLWKHCLPVADNRIYVPKTTNVTNIQYHRNQIVSGGPRWEKLQRFVGKPWPVYQLQIDRLKAFNQKAQERNAVFRGKQLAVFAPNFNTKWNANLKPPRLQGKWDNVKVERAEAGIKPEWRERFRDARQKQQEQAAVWVRDGGDRQKQLKANRQKVSVAQEKLEVKQQKIVENRREKFAKIREQERESQRPDAPANPAGTPQAGDAPKEGGRLSLAERQRQNAQRLREQRAQRNGGVDPSPKITAREDEEPQRPAAEPPAKEDLPRGGAADRLRERRQPGREPQPNNNEAATPQPPGNNNPVAPQPEQNGEGPRINRRERQQEARNERQQQQEQAGQQQAQVQEQEISRRERMEEARRQQVEQAAEREQQQQAREGLEENRRQRMEQARQQQQERARQQQEEQAGQQAEENNRRQRMEEARRQQQETARERTEQNQRQQEMRERQEQARQQNEENNRRQQQEERAQQQERMRQQQEERALEQAERARQQEEARRQAQERERQQQEERARQQEQMRQQQEESRRQQEEARRQQQEERARQQEEERRQQQEERARQQEEARRQAEERARQQEESRRQQEEARRQQQEENARQQQERSRQEQERSRQQDDERQRRGR from the coding sequence ATGAAAGCGCATCGTCTCCTTTGGACTTCCTCCGCCCTCTGCATGATGCTCGCGGCCTGCGAAAAACAGAAGAGCACCAAGGCCGCCACCGGCGGCGAGGGCCCGGCAGGCGATCTCTCCGCCGAACGAGCTGCCCTCGAAGACGAGCGGGCGACGCTGGAACGAGAGCGATTGGAAGAAGAACGCGCTGCCCTGGAGGAAGAGAAGGAAGCGCTGCGTGCCGAACGGGAGTCCCGCCTCGCCGCACGTGAGCAGGATGCGGACGATTTCAATGCCTCCTTGGAAGATCGACAGCGCGAGATCGACCGGCGCGAAGCCAATTTGGCAGACCGGGAAGGGGACCTTGCCGCGCGTGAGTCCGATCTGGATCAACAGGAGTATGTCTCCGCGGGCTACGAGCCTTTGGACGATTGGGAGCCGGAGCCCATCGAGGAAACCCAAGAGCCGGTGGCGGATTACGAGACTTTTTATGAAGACCTCCAGCCCTACGGATCCTGGTATGAGACACCCGAGTATGGCTACGTCTACCAGCCCACGGTGGTCGCGCAGGATGCTTCATGGCGTCCCTATACCCGCGGCCGCTGGGCATGCACGAACTTGGGATGGAACTGGTGCTCGGACGAACCCTTTGGCTGGGCCTGTTTCCACTATGGCCGTTGGTGTCTGATCGAAGGTCGTGGCTGGGCCTGGGTGCCGGGTGATGAATGGGCTCCATCGTGGGTGTGCTGGCGCGAGGGCGGAGACCACGTCGGATGGGCGCCACTGCCGCCCGAAACCTTGTGCTACCGCAACCGCGGCTGGAACAAATCGGTCGAGGCGGATTTTGGCATCAGTTGGTCGATGTTCACCTTCGTGCATTGCCGGCATATGGCAGACCCTCTGTGGAAGCACTGCCTGCCGGTTGCGGACAACAGGATCTATGTTCCGAAGACGACCAACGTCACCAACATCCAATATCACAGAAACCAGATCGTCTCCGGTGGTCCGCGTTGGGAAAAGCTCCAGAGGTTCGTGGGTAAGCCGTGGCCGGTGTATCAACTGCAGATCGATCGCTTGAAGGCCTTCAACCAAAAGGCGCAGGAACGCAATGCGGTCTTTCGTGGCAAGCAACTCGCGGTCTTCGCGCCGAATTTCAATACGAAGTGGAATGCGAACCTGAAACCACCACGGCTCCAAGGGAAGTGGGATAACGTGAAGGTCGAGCGGGCAGAAGCTGGCATCAAGCCGGAGTGGCGCGAGCGTTTTCGCGATGCCCGCCAGAAGCAGCAGGAGCAGGCCGCTGTTTGGGTGCGCGATGGTGGAGACCGGCAGAAGCAGCTTAAGGCGAATCGCCAGAAGGTTTCCGTAGCGCAGGAGAAGCTCGAAGTGAAGCAGCAGAAGATTGTTGAGAATCGCCGCGAGAAGTTCGCGAAGATTCGTGAGCAAGAGCGCGAGAGCCAACGCCCCGACGCACCGGCGAATCCCGCAGGGACTCCACAAGCTGGAGATGCTCCGAAGGAAGGTGGACGGCTATCGCTCGCGGAGCGCCAGCGCCAGAATGCCCAGCGTCTGCGGGAGCAGCGCGCTCAGCGCAATGGTGGTGTGGATCCTTCGCCGAAGATCACGGCGCGTGAAGATGAGGAACCGCAAAGGCCAGCCGCGGAGCCGCCGGCCAAGGAGGATCTGCCGCGTGGTGGTGCCGCGGATCGTTTGCGCGAACGCCGTCAGCCGGGGCGCGAGCCACAACCCAACAACAACGAAGCCGCCACTCCACAGCCGCCGGGGAACAACAATCCGGTAGCGCCGCAGCCGGAACAAAACGGAGAGGGCCCCCGCATCAACCGTCGCGAACGCCAGCAGGAAGCGCGAAACGAACGGCAACAACAGCAAGAGCAAGCCGGACAGCAGCAGGCGCAGGTCCAGGAGCAAGAGATCAGTCGGCGCGAACGAATGGAAGAAGCGCGTCGCCAACAGGTCGAGCAAGCGGCCGAGCGAGAACAACAACAGCAGGCGAGGGAAGGGCTGGAAGAGAACCGTCGCCAGCGCATGGAGCAGGCCCGCCAGCAACAACAAGAGCGCGCTCGCCAACAGCAGGAGGAACAAGCAGGGCAGCAGGCGGAGGAAAACAACCGTCGCCAGCGCATGGAAGAAGCCCGCAGGCAGCAGCAGGAAACAGCACGGGAGCGCACTGAACAGAACCAACGTCAGCAAGAGATGCGCGAGCGCCAGGAGCAAGCGCGGCAACAGAACGAGGAGAACAATCGCCGCCAGCAGCAGGAGGAGCGTGCCCAGCAACAGGAACGCATGCGCCAGCAGCAGGAAGAACGCGCCCTTGAGCAAGCGGAGCGCGCGCGGCAGCAGGAAGAGGCACGTCGCCAAGCCCAGGAACGGGAACGCCAGCAACAAGAGGAGCGCGCCCGTCAGCAAGAGCAGATGCGCCAGCAACAGGAAGAATCCCGCCGTCAGCAAGAGGAGGCGCGTCGCCAACAGCAGGAAGAACGCGCACGTCAGCAAGAGGAAGAGCGGCGCCAGCAGCAGGAGGAACGCGCACGTCAGCAAGAGGAGGCCCGGCGCCAAGCTGAAGAACGTGCTCGCCAGCAGGAAGAGTCCCGGCGCCAGCAAGAGGAAGCCCGTCGTCAGCAGCAGGAAGAGAATGCCCGCCAACAGCAGGAGCGTTCAAGGCAGGAGCAAGAACGCTCCCGGCAGCAAGACGACGAACGTCAGCGCCGTGGCAGATAA